The Vulcanimicrobium alpinum sequence TCGCCGTGGTCGAGCACGGTGATGCGCTCGCTGACCTCCATGACGAGGCTCATGTCGTGCTCGATCAGGAAGACGGTGACGCCGCGTTCGCGGATGCGGCGGATCAGAGCGACGAGATCGCGCTTCTCGCTGGGGTTCATCCCCGCCGCCGGCTCGTCGAGCAGCAGCAGTTTCGGATCGGACGCGAGGGCGCGCGCGATCTCCAGCCGCCGCTGAAAGCCGTACGCGAGGTTGCGTGCGTACGTTCCTGCATAAACGTCGAGCTCGACGAAGCGGAGCAATTCCATCGCACGTTCGGTTGCGCGCACTTCTTCTCTGCGCTGGCTCGGGGGGTGCAGCAGCGAGCCGACGAGGTTGGTCTTCAACCGCGCGTGCTCGCCCGTCATGACGTTCTCGAGCGCCGACATGAACGCGAAGAGCCGGATGTTCTGGAACGTGCGCGCGATCCCGGCGGCGGTGATCGCGCTCGTCGTCGCACCGGTGAGATCGCGGCTGTCGAACGTGACGCTCCCCGCCGCCGGCTTGTAGATGCCGGTAATCACGTTGAAGACGGTGGACTTCCCAGCACCGTTGGGGCCGATCATCGCCACGATCGCGCCTTCGTCGATCGCGAAGCTCAGATCGTCGATCGCGACCAGACCGCCGAAACGCTGCGTGACGTGGTCGAGGGCGAGCAGCGGCTTGTCCTGAAGCTCTCGAAGGGACATCAGCGGATCGCCTCGCTGTACAGCTCGCCTTCGGCGGCGGCGGCGCGCGCGTCGAGATCCGCCGAGTGCAGTTCCGCCTTGCGCTGGCCGCTGGGGATCAGTCCTTCGGGCCGGAACAGCATCATCAGCACCAGGATGACGCCGTAGATCAGAAACCGTGAATTGGTGAGATCGACGCGCCCGAGCGCGTTCGAAAACGCACCGGACGGGAGCGCGTGCGCGAACCCGTGCAGCAGATTCGTCCCCTGCGGCAGCAGAAAGCGGTCGAGCGCCGAGAGCAGGACGCTGCCGAGGATCACGCCCGGGATGTTCCCCATCCCGCCCAGCACCAGCATCGCCAAGATGAAGACGCTCACGTTGAACCCGAACT is a genomic window containing:
- a CDS encoding ABC transporter ATP-binding protein, whose translation is MSLRELQDKPLLALDHVTQRFGGLVAIDDLSFAIDEGAIVAMIGPNGAGKSTVFNVITGIYKPAAGSVTFDSRDLTGATTSAITAAGIARTFQNIRLFAFMSALENVMTGEHARLKTNLVGSLLHPPSQRREEVRATERAMELLRFVELDVYAGTYARNLAYGFQRRLEIARALASDPKLLLLDEPAAGMNPSEKRDLVALIRRIRERGVTVFLIEHDMSLVMEVSERITVLDHGEKIAEGLPAEIRTDPKVIEAYLGAPAT